Below is a genomic region from Erigeron canadensis isolate Cc75 chromosome 7, C_canadensis_v1, whole genome shotgun sequence.
CGACTTACTACTCTCCATTTACGACAAAGTTAACGACCCAGATGATCGAAAGTCTTTCTCTCAAGTTTCTAAGCGATTCTGGAAACTATCATGCCTTCGCCGCCAACCAAGGTTATACATAGTGTTTCCTGATTTGTTATACTATATTCTACCTGCTGCATCCCCAAAAGTGGATATCTTTAAATGTCATAAACCACTCTCAAACGACCACATGAAACTCCTAGCTCAGTCATGCCCTCAGCTCTCAATACTCGATATCTATTTAGACCAGAATTTTGATCCTAGTGAGCCTAATTTTGATGATGACGGTTTGTGTGCAGTAGCAAATGCTTGTATGCATTTATCTAAGGTGTTTTTGAATAGGAGGTTACATATTAGTGATGTTGGAGTTGCTTATCTAATTGCACGATTGAATTCCTTAATATCTTTAGATTTGAGTGGATGTGTTAATGTTACAGACGAGTCACTCAAAGCTATTGGAGAATCTAAGTGTTTAGGAGGTTTGTTTTTGGCAGGCTGTAGTCGGATTACTGACTTGGGTTTGAAGTATTTGGCAAAAGGGAATGTGCGGAAATGTTTGGCGCAACTTACTCTGGCTGAATGTGATAGGATTAGTGATAACGGTattgtcatctgaagaaaaatGCGTCGCTTAATGTGCTTGGATCTGTCAAAGTGTGGGATTAATGTAACAGACCGGGGGATTCAAGCCGCAATATCCCGATTCccaaaaatgtatatattgaaTCTGTCTTGGTTGGAAAAAGTGACGGATGTTTCATTGTTTGCTATTGCTAGATTGTGCAGGAATCTGGGGTATATTGGGTTGATGGGTTGTGAGGGTGTAACTGGTAAAGGTTTACTTGCTTTCGCAGGTCATACTTTTCTACGTGCTATCAAACTGTCTTCGTGTCACAATATTTCTACCAAAGATGTGGAGTCATTTATCGTCGCCAGGAGAAGTTATACGAGTATCAAGCATTGGCCCAGAAGTAAAGTTTATATTCTCATGCCAGATGCAAATGATGATTTTGATCATGACAACTTTACAGAGTGGGAATGATCAGAAACAGACGTTATGTTTCGTCGATGGAAAAGAGGACGGTCATGTTAATTAGCATTTCAATTTCGGTATAAACTAATTTTGTATCGTCACCTGGGCATTGGggatatataacattttttgtgTGATaagaaatatatgtaaaataacTACTCTAGATaagtaaaataattttatttttttttaacattttagtaTTTTACCATGGGCACATCCGTACATGTGTTTCTTTTTGGCATGACATGCATCacctttatttctatttttttcaaCGAAGATGCATAAAACATGTATGCATTCCgtatagaaaagtgaaaagaaagatTAATCAGCTTTGTTTACAATGCAAAGAGAGGTAATAACTCATAAGTTAGAAAATTTTGGTCTTTGAATTATGGGATAGTTATGACATATAATTGAGAGAGAGGAAGTGACTCATAaagagaagaaccttttggtgaaAGTTATTGGTTTTGGGCCATTGTCTGTGGGTTGTTCATTAGATTGTTTTGATCTTTGGTAGCATGTTGTATAGTTGTTGGTATATGGTCATGTCGACATTGTCATGTAGCTTTGCCATCTTTTAGAAAAGTTAATCTTGGAGATGTTTCAGTTAAATCGGTGAAGTTATGTTTGCCCATTCCAAAATATTTCTTCCTATTGAAGAAAATGAGACTAAAGGTTACAGGCAAGG
It encodes:
- the LOC122607593 gene encoding F-box protein At3g58530-like, which encodes MDQFGDDLLLSIYDKVNDPDDRKSFSQVSKRFWKLSCLRRQPRLYIVFPDLLYYILPAASPKVDIFKCHKPLSNDHMKLLAQSCPQLSILDIYLDQNFDPSEPNFDDDGLCAVANACMHLSKVFLNRRLHISDVGVAYLIARLNSLISLDLSGCVNVTDESLKAIGESKCLGGLFLAGCSRITDLGLKYLAKGNVRKCLAQLTLAECDRISDNGIVI